The following are from one region of the Paenibacillus protaetiae genome:
- the purH gene encoding bifunctional phosphoribosylaminoimidazolecarboxamide formyltransferase/IMP cyclohydrolase — protein MAIRRALISVSDKSGIVEFSRELASQGVQIISTGGTFSLLQKEGVPVIGISDVTGFPEILDGRVKTLHPAVHSGLLAVRDDEEHQKAMKELGLDYIDLVVVNLYPFKETIAKPDVTYEDAIENIDIGGPTMLRSAAKNHAFVTVVVDSSDYAGVLEELKAEGDTTLATRKRLAAKVFRHTASYDSLISDYLSKQVGEPLPESYTVTYEKVQDLRYGENPHQKAAFYRKPLAEAGSLTAAEQLHGKELSYNNINDANAALAIVKEFNEPAVVAVKHMNPCGVGIGQDIHEAYQKAYAADPTSIFGGIVAANRTLGAETAQLLSEIFLEIIIAPDFTPEALEILTKKKNIRLLKIGELEAAGERKPEWLVTSVAGGMLVQESDVHSLTEADLTVVTDRKPTEEEMKQLLFAWKIVKHVKSNAILLASDSMTVGVGAGQMNRVGAARIAIEQAGEKAVGSVLASDAFFPMGDTLEIAAKAGITAVIQPGGSIKDAESIAVANANNMAMVVTGVRHFKH, from the coding sequence GTGGCTATTCGTAGAGCGTTAATTAGTGTGTCCGACAAATCGGGGATTGTTGAGTTTTCGCGCGAGCTTGCAAGTCAAGGCGTGCAAATTATTTCGACGGGCGGCACGTTCAGCCTGCTGCAAAAAGAAGGCGTTCCGGTTATCGGCATTTCCGATGTGACGGGATTCCCGGAAATTTTGGACGGCCGCGTTAAAACGCTCCATCCGGCTGTACACAGCGGCCTGCTTGCGGTGCGCGACGATGAAGAGCATCAAAAAGCGATGAAAGAGCTTGGCCTCGACTACATTGATCTGGTTGTCGTGAACCTGTATCCGTTTAAAGAAACGATCGCGAAACCGGACGTGACGTATGAAGATGCGATCGAAAATATTGATATCGGCGGTCCTACGATGCTCCGTTCGGCAGCAAAAAACCACGCGTTCGTGACGGTTGTTGTGGACAGCAGTGACTATGCGGGCGTGCTTGAAGAGCTGAAAGCGGAAGGCGATACAACGCTTGCTACGCGCAAACGTCTTGCGGCGAAAGTATTCCGCCATACGGCTTCCTACGACTCCCTCATCTCCGACTACCTGTCGAAGCAAGTGGGCGAGCCGCTTCCTGAATCCTATACGGTTACGTACGAAAAAGTGCAGGATCTCCGCTATGGCGAAAATCCGCACCAAAAAGCAGCCTTTTACCGCAAGCCGCTGGCGGAAGCGGGCAGCTTGACGGCTGCCGAACAGCTGCACGGCAAAGAGCTGTCGTACAACAATATCAACGACGCCAACGCGGCGCTGGCGATCGTGAAAGAGTTCAACGAGCCGGCAGTCGTTGCGGTGAAGCATATGAATCCTTGCGGCGTAGGCATCGGCCAAGACATTCACGAAGCGTACCAAAAAGCATACGCAGCCGACCCGACTTCGATTTTTGGCGGCATTGTAGCTGCAAACCGGACACTTGGCGCGGAAACGGCTCAGCTGCTGAGCGAAATTTTCCTCGAAATCATCATCGCGCCGGACTTTACGCCTGAAGCGCTTGAAATTTTGACGAAGAAGAAAAACATTCGCCTGCTCAAAATCGGCGAGCTGGAAGCGGCCGGCGAGCGCAAGCCGGAATGGCTCGTGACGTCAGTTGCCGGCGGCATGCTCGTGCAGGAAAGCGACGTGCACAGCTTGACTGAAGCGGATCTGACGGTCGTAACGGACCGCAAGCCAACGGAAGAGGAAATGAAGCAGCTTCTGTTCGCTTGGAAAATCGTGAAGCACGTCAAATCGAATGCAATCCTGCTCGCTAGCGATAGCATGACGGTTGGCGTTGGCGCGGGCCAAATGAACCGCGTAGGCGCGGCTCGTATCGCAATCGAGCAAGCTGGCGAGAAGGCAGTTGGCTCCGTGCTCGCTTCGGATGCTTTCTTCCCGATGGGCGATACGCTCGAAATCGCGGCAAAAGCCGGCATCACGGCGGTTATTCAGCCGGGCGGCTCGATCAAGGACGCGGAGTCGATTGCGGTTGCCAATGCCAACAACATGGCAATGGTTGTAACCGGCGTACGCCACTTCAAACACTAA
- the purN gene encoding phosphoribosylglycinamide formyltransferase, producing the protein MGKLRIAVFASGNGSNFQALVDAVRHEKLDVSIELLVCDKPAARVVERAAEAGVDTFLFKPKDYPSREAYETEILAELVRRDVQLVVLAGYMRIITPVLVEAYEGRMINIHPSLLPAFPGVNAIRQALDHGVKVTGVSVHFVDGGLDSGPIIAQRAVEIADGDTESSLAERIHAVEQALLPHVVQLIAHGRVAVEGRHVRVG; encoded by the coding sequence ATGGGCAAGCTTCGGATCGCCGTATTTGCGTCAGGCAACGGAAGCAACTTCCAAGCGCTTGTTGACGCGGTCCGGCACGAGAAGCTCGATGTTTCCATCGAGCTTCTTGTTTGTGACAAGCCCGCTGCACGTGTGGTGGAGCGGGCGGCGGAAGCGGGCGTAGACACGTTTCTGTTCAAGCCGAAGGACTATCCGTCCCGTGAGGCGTATGAGACGGAAATACTCGCGGAGCTTGTGCGCCGCGATGTCCAGCTGGTCGTGCTCGCCGGCTATATGCGGATTATTACGCCGGTGCTGGTGGAGGCTTACGAAGGCCGGATGATTAACATTCATCCGTCCCTGCTGCCGGCTTTTCCTGGCGTAAACGCCATCCGCCAGGCGCTGGACCACGGCGTCAAAGTTACCGGCGTATCGGTCCACTTCGTGGACGGAGGGCTCGACAGCGGCCCGATTATCGCGCAGCGGGCCGTCGAAATCGCGGACGGCGATACGGAGTCGTCGCTCGCGGAGCGAATCCATGCGGTGGAGCAGGCGCTCCTGCCGCATGTGGTGCAGTTGATCGCGCACGGCCGCGTTGCCGTGGAGGGGCGGCACGTGCGCGTGGGCTAG
- the purM gene encoding phosphoribosylformylglycinamidine cyclo-ligase: protein MAEAYKKAGVDIAAGNEAVERMKKHVKTTMRPEVLTDLGGFGGLFGLNKDKYEEPVLVSGTDGVGTKLKLAFAMDKHDTIGIDAVAMCVNDIIVQGAEPLFFLDYLATGKVVPEKIEAVVKGIADGCVQAGCALIGGETAEMPGMYQGDEYDIAGFTVGVVDKKKIIDGSTIAPGDVVLGFASSGIHSNGYSLVRRLLLEESGYSLEETLPELDGAKLGDVLLEPTRIYVKSALKLIDSVQVKGMAHITGGGFIENIPRVLPEGVNVNIEYGSWPILPIFKLMQEKGAITNRDMFTTFNMGIGLVIVVPEDQADEALRVAAELGEKAYRLGTVTEGSRIVTFTGADV from the coding sequence GTGGCAGAGGCGTACAAAAAAGCCGGCGTGGATATTGCCGCAGGCAACGAAGCCGTTGAACGGATGAAAAAACATGTCAAAACCACGATGCGTCCGGAAGTGCTGACGGATCTCGGCGGCTTTGGCGGGCTGTTTGGCCTGAACAAAGACAAATACGAGGAGCCGGTGCTTGTATCGGGGACGGACGGCGTTGGCACGAAGCTGAAGCTCGCTTTTGCGATGGATAAACATGATACGATCGGCATCGATGCGGTTGCAATGTGCGTCAACGATATTATCGTGCAAGGCGCGGAGCCGCTGTTTTTCCTCGACTACCTGGCAACGGGCAAGGTCGTACCTGAAAAAATCGAAGCGGTTGTCAAAGGCATTGCCGACGGCTGCGTGCAGGCGGGCTGCGCTCTTATCGGCGGCGAAACGGCTGAAATGCCGGGCATGTACCAAGGCGACGAATACGATATCGCAGGCTTTACGGTTGGCGTAGTCGACAAGAAAAAAATTATCGACGGCTCCACAATCGCTCCCGGCGATGTTGTGCTTGGTTTTGCTTCAAGCGGCATTCACAGCAACGGTTATTCGCTTGTCCGCCGCCTGCTGCTGGAAGAAAGCGGCTACAGCCTGGAAGAAACGCTGCCTGAACTGGACGGCGCGAAGCTGGGCGATGTGCTGCTGGAGCCGACCCGCATTTATGTGAAATCCGCCCTGAAGCTGATCGACAGCGTGCAGGTAAAAGGGATGGCGCATATTACAGGCGGCGGTTTCATCGAAAATATTCCGCGCGTATTGCCTGAAGGCGTAAACGTCAATATCGAATACGGCTCTTGGCCGATTTTGCCTATTTTCAAGCTGATGCAAGAAAAAGGCGCCATTACGAACCGCGACATGTTCACGACCTTTAACATGGGGATCGGCCTCGTGATCGTTGTTCCGGAGGATCAAGCGGACGAAGCGCTTCGCGTTGCGGCTGAGCTTGGCGAGAAGGCTTACCGCCTCGGTACGGTTACGGAAGGCAGCCGCATCGTAACCTTTACGGGAGCGGACGTGTAA
- the purF gene encoding amidophosphoribosyltransferase — translation MSDEIKQPVQLWTGDHYNEGIGRDDIFDKLREECGVFGVFNIPNASSLSYYGLHALQHRGEESAGICTVDSEHGRQFHYHRGMGLVKEVFDQRRIEELPGDRAIGHVRYSTAGESKLANAQPLIFRYRDGDLAVATNGNIVNAPEIRKELESQGSIFQTSSDTEVIAHLIARSNKDFESAAKDALQRLIGGFAFLLMTNDKLIVASDPNGLRPLVMGKLGDGYVFSSETCAFETIGAEYVRDVQPGELLYLDAEGIREDRYAEVERRATCAMEYIYFARPDSDINTINIHSARKRMGRQLAMESFVDADIVTGVPDSSISAAIGYAEQTGIPYELGLIKNKYTGRTFIQPSQELRERGVKMKLSAVRKVVEGKRVVMIDDSIVRGTTSRRIVNMLREAGATEVHVRITSPPFKNPCYYGIDTPDRKELIASSRTLEEIREAINADSLYFLSNNGFVDSVGGNDGAYNRGMCLACFDNDYPTPVNEESDKSCSC, via the coding sequence ATGTCTGATGAAATAAAGCAGCCCGTCCAGCTCTGGACAGGCGACCATTATAACGAAGGCATCGGCCGCGACGATATATTCGACAAGTTGCGTGAGGAATGCGGGGTGTTCGGCGTGTTTAACATTCCGAACGCTTCTTCCCTTTCGTATTACGGCTTGCATGCTCTGCAGCACCGCGGCGAGGAAAGCGCGGGAATTTGCACGGTTGACTCGGAGCACGGCCGCCAGTTCCATTACCATCGCGGGATGGGGCTGGTCAAGGAAGTTTTCGACCAGCGCCGGATCGAAGAGCTGCCGGGTGACCGCGCCATCGGTCATGTCCGTTATTCAACGGCGGGAGAAAGCAAGCTGGCGAATGCTCAGCCGCTTATTTTCCGCTATCGGGACGGCGACTTGGCAGTTGCCACCAACGGCAATATCGTGAATGCGCCGGAAATTCGCAAGGAGCTGGAAAGCCAAGGCTCGATATTCCAGACGTCCAGCGATACCGAAGTTATTGCGCACTTGATCGCCCGCTCGAACAAAGATTTCGAATCGGCGGCCAAAGACGCATTGCAGCGGCTGATCGGCGGATTTGCATTCCTGCTTATGACCAACGACAAGCTGATTGTTGCATCCGATCCAAACGGGCTGCGTCCGCTTGTGATGGGCAAGCTGGGCGACGGCTACGTTTTCTCGTCGGAGACATGCGCATTCGAGACGATTGGCGCTGAATATGTACGCGACGTGCAGCCGGGCGAGCTGCTCTATCTGGATGCGGAAGGGATCCGCGAGGACCGTTACGCCGAGGTGGAGCGCCGCGCGACTTGCGCGATGGAATATATTTATTTTGCAAGACCGGACAGCGACATCAATACGATCAACATTCACTCCGCCCGCAAGCGGATGGGCCGCCAGCTGGCGATGGAATCGTTTGTGGATGCGGATATCGTAACCGGTGTGCCGGATTCGAGTATTTCCGCAGCGATCGGCTATGCCGAGCAGACGGGCATTCCGTACGAGCTTGGCCTGATCAAAAACAAATATACCGGCCGGACGTTCATCCAGCCTTCGCAGGAGCTTCGCGAGCGCGGGGTCAAAATGAAGCTGTCGGCCGTTCGCAAAGTGGTGGAAGGCAAACGCGTCGTTATGATCGACGATTCGATCGTGCGCGGTACGACCTCCCGCCGCATCGTTAATATGCTGCGCGAGGCGGGCGCAACGGAAGTGCATGTGCGCATTACGTCGCCGCCGTTCAAAAACCCTTGCTATTACGGCATTGATACGCCGGACCGCAAGGAGCTGATCGCGTCGTCCCGGACGCTTGAGGAAATCCGGGAAGCGATTAATGCGGACTCGTTATACTTCCTGAGCAACAACGGCTTTGTTGATTCGGTAGGCGGCAACGACGGCGCGTACAACCGCGGCATGTGCCTGGCCTGCTTCGATAACGATTATCCGACGCCGGTCAACGAGGAATCGGATAAAAGCTGCAGCTGCTAA
- the purL gene encoding phosphoribosylformylglycinamidine synthase subunit PurL, with translation MAQQLTAKEPTAEQIADQKIYTQFGVTDYEYELICGFLGRKPNYTEIGVFSVMWSEHCSYKTSKPILKKFPITGPRVLMGPGEGAGIVDIGDNQAVVFKIESHNHPSAVEPYQGAATGVGGIIRDIFSMGSRPVALLNSLRFGKLENERVKYLFENVVSGIAGYGNCIGIPTVAGEVMFDESYEGNPLVNAMCVGLIDHDKIQRGVAKGVGNPVFYVGPATGRDGIHGATFASVELSEESEEKKTAVQVGDPFMEKLVMEATLELINSGIVLGIQDMGAAGLTCSSAEMASKAGNGLELYLDEVPQREEGMTPYEMMLSESQERMLFVVAPENEAQAQEIFDRWGVICAKVGKVTDDGRLRLFHKGEEVADMPVKALVDECPVYDKPSKEPAYYGEGAKVDTSAFAEITDLNGALEKVLASPSVASKEWVYNQYDYMVRTSTAVQPGSDAAVVTIGGTRKALAMTTDCNGRYVYLDPEVGGRIAVAEAARNIVCSGAEPLAITDNLNFGNPDKPEVFWQIEKAADGMSEACRTLETPVIGGNVSLYNENAKGAIYPTPVIGMVGLVHDIDHITTQAFKNEGDVIILAGAETKAEFGGSELQYVLGVTEGRPPVIDLAEEKKLLKGVLGAIQQGLVASAHDLSEGGLAAALAESAISGGIGASANVTTALRADHVLFSETQSRILLSAKPEQAEALVAYLTEQGVASSTIGKVGGNSLTITVNGKAAVESQVKQLEKVWKDAIPCLMK, from the coding sequence ATGGCGCAGCAGTTAACAGCTAAGGAGCCGACGGCGGAGCAAATCGCCGATCAGAAAATTTACACGCAATTTGGCGTTACAGATTACGAATATGAGCTTATTTGCGGTTTTCTCGGACGGAAGCCTAATTATACGGAAATCGGCGTATTCAGCGTCATGTGGTCGGAGCACTGCTCGTATAAAACCTCCAAGCCAATCCTGAAAAAATTCCCGATTACAGGCCCTCGCGTCCTGATGGGTCCGGGCGAAGGCGCCGGCATCGTGGACATCGGCGACAACCAGGCCGTTGTATTCAAAATCGAATCGCATAACCATCCGTCCGCGGTTGAGCCATACCAAGGCGCAGCAACGGGTGTAGGCGGCATTATCCGCGATATTTTCTCGATGGGCTCGCGCCCGGTCGCTTTGCTGAACAGCCTCCGTTTCGGCAAGCTGGAGAATGAACGCGTGAAATACTTGTTCGAGAACGTCGTCAGCGGCATCGCCGGCTACGGCAACTGCATCGGTATTCCGACGGTTGCAGGCGAAGTGATGTTCGACGAAAGCTATGAAGGCAACCCGCTCGTTAACGCGATGTGCGTTGGCCTGATCGATCATGATAAAATCCAGCGCGGCGTCGCAAAAGGCGTGGGTAACCCGGTATTTTACGTAGGCCCGGCAACCGGCCGCGACGGCATCCACGGCGCAACGTTTGCGTCGGTAGAGCTTTCTGAAGAATCGGAAGAGAAGAAGACAGCCGTTCAGGTTGGCGATCCGTTTATGGAGAAGCTCGTCATGGAAGCAACGCTTGAACTGATCAACTCCGGCATCGTGCTTGGCATTCAGGACATGGGCGCAGCAGGCCTTACCTGCTCCAGCGCGGAAATGGCATCGAAAGCCGGCAACGGCCTTGAGCTGTACCTCGACGAAGTGCCGCAGCGTGAAGAAGGCATGACGCCTTACGAAATGATGCTGTCGGAGTCACAGGAGCGCATGCTGTTTGTCGTAGCTCCGGAGAATGAAGCGCAAGCGCAGGAAATTTTTGACCGCTGGGGCGTTATTTGCGCCAAAGTCGGCAAAGTAACGGATGACGGACGTCTGCGCCTGTTCCATAAAGGCGAAGAAGTGGCGGATATGCCGGTTAAAGCGCTTGTAGACGAGTGCCCGGTATACGACAAGCCGTCCAAAGAGCCTGCTTATTATGGCGAAGGCGCAAAGGTGGATACGTCTGCTTTTGCCGAAATTACCGACCTGAACGGCGCACTGGAAAAAGTGCTCGCTTCCCCTTCGGTAGCAAGCAAAGAGTGGGTTTACAACCAATACGACTATATGGTGCGCACCAGCACGGCTGTTCAACCGGGCTCGGACGCGGCAGTTGTTACAATTGGGGGCACGCGCAAGGCGCTGGCCATGACAACGGACTGCAACGGCCGTTATGTGTACCTGGATCCGGAAGTTGGCGGACGCATCGCCGTAGCGGAAGCAGCGCGCAACATCGTTTGCTCGGGCGCAGAGCCGCTGGCGATTACGGACAACTTGAACTTTGGCAACCCGGATAAGCCGGAAGTGTTCTGGCAAATCGAGAAAGCGGCCGACGGCATGTCCGAAGCTTGCCGCACACTCGAAACGCCGGTTATCGGCGGCAACGTCAGCTTGTATAACGAGAATGCAAAAGGCGCGATTTACCCGACGCCGGTTATCGGCATGGTTGGCCTCGTGCATGACATTGACCATATTACGACGCAAGCGTTCAAAAACGAAGGCGACGTTATTATCCTCGCAGGCGCCGAAACGAAAGCGGAGTTTGGCGGCAGCGAGCTGCAATACGTGCTTGGCGTAACGGAAGGCCGTCCGCCGGTTATCGACCTGGCGGAAGAGAAAAAGCTGTTGAAGGGCGTGCTTGGCGCGATCCAGCAAGGGCTTGTTGCATCGGCGCATGACCTGTCGGAAGGCGGCCTGGCGGCTGCGCTTGCCGAATCCGCGATTAGCGGCGGCATTGGCGCGAGCGCTAACGTAACTACGGCGCTTCGCGCGGACCATGTCCTGTTCAGCGAAACGCAATCGCGTATTTTGCTCTCGGCAAAGCCGGAACAAGCGGAAGCGCTTGTGGCTTACCTGACGGAGCAAGGCGTAGCAAGCAGCACGATCGGCAAGGTAGGAGGTAACAGCCTTACGATTACGGTGAACGGCAAAGCCGCTGTCGAATCGCAAGTGAAGCAACTGGAGAAGGTCTGGAAGGATGCGATTCCATGTCTGATGAAATAA
- the purQ gene encoding phosphoribosylformylglycinamidine synthase subunit PurQ yields MKFAVIVFPGSNCDIDCYKAVEEAIGQEVDYVWHTATDLSAYDAILVPGGFSYGDYLRCGAIARFAPVMAEVVKAAEQGKYVLGICNGFQILTEAGLLPGALLRNSGLKFLCHQAPLEVVNNETAFTNQYAKGEIVNIPIAHGEGNYFCDEETLAKLEANNQIVFRYAQGSNPNGSLSDIAGICNERGNVVGMMPHPERAINQLLGSEGGKRMFTSILNAWREQHGAAVNS; encoded by the coding sequence ATGAAGTTTGCGGTAATCGTTTTTCCCGGTTCCAACTGCGATATTGACTGCTACAAAGCGGTAGAGGAAGCCATCGGCCAAGAAGTCGATTACGTGTGGCATACGGCAACGGACCTGTCCGCATACGACGCGATTCTGGTGCCGGGCGGCTTCTCGTACGGCGACTACTTGCGCTGCGGCGCAATTGCGCGTTTTGCCCCGGTTATGGCCGAGGTTGTGAAAGCGGCTGAGCAAGGTAAATATGTGCTGGGCATTTGCAACGGATTCCAGATTCTGACGGAAGCGGGCCTTTTGCCAGGTGCTTTGCTGCGCAACAGCGGGCTGAAATTTCTGTGCCACCAAGCGCCGCTTGAAGTGGTCAACAACGAAACGGCGTTTACGAACCAATACGCCAAAGGCGAAATCGTCAACATTCCGATCGCTCACGGCGAAGGCAACTACTTCTGTGATGAAGAAACGCTTGCGAAGCTGGAAGCGAACAACCAGATTGTATTCCGCTACGCGCAAGGCTCCAATCCGAACGGCTCGCTCAGCGACATCGCCGGCATCTGCAATGAGCGCGGCAACGTGGTGGGCATGATGCCTCACCCGGAGCGCGCAATCAACCAGCTGCTTGGATCGGAAGGCGGCAAACGGATGTTTACATCGATACTGAATGCATGGAGGGAACAGCATGGCGCAGCAGTTAACAGCTAA
- the purS gene encoding phosphoribosylformylglycinamidine synthase subunit PurS, translated as MKATVYVTIKENVLDPQGTAVQGALHSLGFNEVGKVRIGKYLELQLDTNDKNEAEARIKAMCEKLLANTVVEDYRFELEG; from the coding sequence ATGAAAGCAACCGTCTATGTCACGATCAAGGAAAACGTTCTCGACCCGCAAGGCACCGCCGTCCAAGGCGCATTGCATTCGCTTGGCTTTAACGAAGTCGGCAAAGTGCGCATCGGCAAATATTTGGAGCTTCAGCTCGACACGAACGATAAAAACGAAGCGGAAGCACGCATAAAAGCGATGTGCGAAAAGCTGCTTGCCAATACGGTAGTCGAAGATTACCGCTTTGAACTGGAGGGTTAA
- a CDS encoding phosphoribosylaminoimidazolesuccinocarboxamide synthase — MATQAAGLSTAVDYIKAPLLYKGKVRELYDLGEHYLIVVTDRISAFDYVLDPAVPDKGNVLNRLSAFWFEQTATIMENHVVHTDVEKLGEIVTAPELLKNRIMVTRKAERIDIECVVRGYITGGGWRQYQQSSSINGIALPAGMRKNERFPEPIFTPAAKNDVGHDEDIPFERMQELVGAELAHDLKERSINLYTFAHAYCAERGIVLADCKFEFGLIDGNVILIDEIFTPDSSRFWAEDKYELDVEIDSMDKEPVRTYLLGSDWDRNSKPAPLPEAVVAETTRRYLEIYRRLTGAAL, encoded by the coding sequence ATGGCAACGCAAGCGGCGGGACTTTCTACTGCGGTGGATTATATTAAAGCGCCTTTGCTGTATAAAGGGAAGGTTCGGGAACTGTACGACCTTGGCGAGCATTACCTGATCGTAGTGACAGACCGGATTTCGGCGTTCGACTATGTGCTGGACCCGGCGGTGCCGGATAAAGGCAACGTGCTGAACCGGCTGTCGGCTTTCTGGTTTGAGCAGACGGCAACCATTATGGAGAATCACGTTGTTCACACAGACGTCGAAAAGCTTGGCGAGATCGTTACGGCTCCCGAGCTGCTGAAAAACCGCATTATGGTGACGCGCAAAGCGGAACGCATCGATATCGAATGTGTCGTGCGCGGCTATATTACGGGCGGCGGCTGGAGACAATACCAGCAATCATCTTCCATTAACGGCATTGCGCTGCCGGCCGGCATGCGCAAAAACGAACGTTTTCCGGAGCCGATCTTTACGCCGGCTGCCAAAAACGACGTGGGCCACGACGAGGACATCCCGTTTGAGCGGATGCAGGAGCTGGTCGGCGCGGAGCTGGCCCATGACCTGAAAGAACGGAGCATCAATCTGTATACGTTTGCTCATGCGTATTGCGCGGAGCGCGGCATTGTTTTGGCCGACTGCAAATTCGAATTTGGACTTATCGACGGCAACGTTATTTTGATCGATGAAATTTTTACGCCGGATTCCTCGCGTTTCTGGGCCGAGGACAAATACGAGCTCGACGTCGAAATCGACAGCATGGATAAAGAGCCTGTACGGACCTATTTGCTTGGTTCGGACTGGGACCGCAACAGCAAGCCGGCCCCGCTGCCGGAGGCCGTGGTCGCTGAAACGACCCGCCGTTATCTGGAAATTTACCGCCGTTTAACCGGCGCTGCTCTTTAA
- the purB gene encoding adenylosuccinate lyase, protein MLERYSRPEMRAIWTEENKFKAWLEVELCSCEAWVELGVIPREDVEALRKNASFNIDRIYEIEQETRHDVIAFTRAVSETVGPERKWVHYGLTSTDVVDTANGYLLLQANAILRKDIERFIGILREKAVQYKDTPMMGRTHGVHAEPTTFGLKMALWYEEMKRNLERFDHAANGVQFGKISGAVGTYANIDPFVEQFVCDKLGITAAPISTQTLQRDRHAEYMATLALVATSLDKFATEIRALQKSEFREVEEPFAKGQKGSSAMPHKRNPIGCENISGLARVIRGHMISAYENVPLWHERDISHSSVERIILPDATMLLNYMLNRLGNIIANLTVFPENMKRNMQATYGVPFSGRVMTKLIDKGFSREQAYDTVQPRAMQAWEEQRKFRDIIEATPEITNVLSPEEIDDAFNPAWHLKHVDTIFRKLELI, encoded by the coding sequence ATGTTAGAGCGTTACAGCAGACCGGAAATGAGAGCGATTTGGACCGAAGAAAACAAATTTAAAGCTTGGCTGGAAGTGGAGCTTTGCTCCTGCGAAGCTTGGGTAGAGCTTGGCGTTATTCCGCGCGAGGACGTTGAAGCCCTCCGCAAGAACGCAAGCTTCAACATTGACCGTATTTATGAAATCGAGCAGGAGACGCGCCATGACGTTATCGCCTTTACCCGCGCCGTATCCGAGACGGTTGGCCCGGAACGCAAATGGGTGCATTACGGCCTGACGTCCACGGACGTTGTAGACACGGCTAACGGTTATCTGCTGCTGCAAGCCAATGCGATTCTGAGAAAAGACATCGAACGCTTTATCGGCATTTTGCGCGAGAAAGCGGTCCAATACAAAGACACGCCAATGATGGGCCGTACGCACGGCGTTCACGCTGAACCAACGACGTTTGGTTTGAAAATGGCACTGTGGTACGAGGAAATGAAACGGAACCTGGAGCGCTTCGACCATGCGGCAAACGGCGTTCAATTCGGCAAAATTTCCGGCGCGGTTGGCACTTACGCCAACATCGACCCGTTTGTAGAACAGTTCGTATGCGACAAGCTGGGCATTACGGCTGCGCCCATCTCGACGCAAACGCTGCAGCGCGACCGCCACGCCGAATATATGGCGACGCTTGCGCTTGTAGCAACATCGCTGGACAAGTTCGCAACGGAAATTCGCGCCCTGCAAAAAAGCGAGTTCCGCGAAGTGGAAGAGCCGTTCGCGAAAGGGCAAAAAGGCTCGTCGGCAATGCCGCACAAACGCAACCCGATCGGCTGCGAGAACATTTCCGGCCTGGCGCGCGTCATCCGCGGCCATATGATTTCGGCTTACGAGAACGTGCCGCTCTGGCATGAACGCGACATTTCGCATTCGTCCGTAGAGCGCATCATTCTGCCGGATGCAACGATGCTCTTGAACTACATGCTGAACCGCCTGGGCAACATTATCGCGAACCTGACGGTATTCCCGGAAAACATGAAGCGCAACATGCAAGCGACGTACGGCGTACCGTTCTCCGGCCGCGTCATGACGAAGCTGATCGACAAAGGCTTCAGCCGCGAGCAGGCGTACGACACCGTGCAGCCGCGTGCGATGCAGGCATGGGAAGAACAGCGCAAATTCCGCGACATTATTGAAGCGACGCCTGAAATTACAAACGTGCTTTCGCCGGAAGAAATTGACGATGCGTTTAACCCGGCATGGCACCTGAAGCATGTCGATACGATTTTCCGCAAGCTTGAGCTGATCTAG